CCGGAATTGTGGGGGCCACCTTTGGCGAGCGGATACACGTGGTCCAGCGTCGCGTTCTCGAGATCGAGGTACGTGCCGCAGTACACGCAGCGGCGGCCACAGTCGCGCATGGCCGCGCGCTTGAGGGCGCGCTTCTGGTGGGCAGGGTGGGTCCGGCGGGCGCGGCGGGGCGCTCGCGGAACGCGGGGGAGGGAGACGTGGTGATAGTGCCGACGGCCGGACATTTCACCTCGCGGGAAAAGGCGACACCCCGCGACGGGACAGGAGTCCCATCGCGGGGTGTCACGCCGACTCTGGATGGACGGCTTCGGAGGACGGAGCACATGCGGCGCTGGCGCGCACGCACGGGACAGACGGATTGTCGCTGTCGGACCGGTGTGGTCATTCGCCTCCGGTGGGCGGACGGCGGGCCCAGTGCCCGTCGGACCCATGAATGTGAGATCGGGTGGTTCCGCGCAAGAGTTTTTTTCACGAATCCATGCAACGCGGCGATCACGGACCGGCGGCGCGTGGGGGAACTGCCCCGGCTCCCCCGCGCCGGCACCGGCGACTACCTTTAGCGAGCAAGCCGATCGGCGCGGGTGATGGACTCTCATCCGCGCAACGTCCGCCCTCGAACGGATTTGACCATGGCCACTTCGACCAAGACGGAGCGCCGCGGCACGCAGGACCTGTCGCGCAGCCAGCTCCTTGCCGCGTACAAGACGATGCTCCTGTCCCGCAAACTCGACGACAAGGAGATCCAACTCAAGCGCCAGAACAAGATCTTCTTCCAGATCTCCGGCGCGGGCCACGAAGCGGTGCTCACGGCGGCGGGCATGGTGCTGCGGCCGGCGCACGACTGGTTCTTCCTGTACTACCGCGACCGGGCCCTGTGCCTCGAACTGGGCCTCACGGCCGCCGAGATGCTCTATTCCGCGGTCGGCGCGGCCAAGGATCCCAACTCCGGCGGCCGCCAGATGCCGAGCCACTGGGGCAAGAAGGAGGCGAACATCGTCTCGGTGTCCTCGCCCACGGGCACGCAGTTCCTGCAGGCCGTGGGCGCCGCCGAGGCCACCCTGCGCGCCAAGCTCCTCGACCTCACCGACGGGTTCGAGAAGGACGAAGTGGTGCTCGTCACGACCGGCGACGGCACGACCAGCGAGGGCGAGTTCTGGGAGTCGCTGAATACGGCCACCAACCTCAAGCTGCCCATCGTCTACCTGGTGGAGGACAACGGGTACGCGATCTCGGTGCCCGTGGAAGTGAACACGGCCGGCGGCAGCATCTCCAAGGTCGTGTCCGGGTTCCCGGGCCTCTACGTGCAGGAAGTGGACGGCTGCGACCTGCTCGCGTCGCATGCCGCCATGCAGAAGGCGGTGGATCACGCCCGCAAGCGCAAGGGACCGGCGCTCGTGCACGCGCACGTGATCCGCCCGTACTCGCACTCGCTGTCGGACGACGAGGTGATGTACCGTCCGCCGGCCGAGCGTGACGCCGACGCGGCGCGCGACCCGGTGACGCAGTTCCCCAAGTGGCTCGTGGCCCAGGGCCACGCCACCGCGCAGGAGATTGCCAAGATCCAGGAGGCGGTGGATGCCGAGGTGCTGGCCGCCACCGACGACGCCCTCTCGCAGCCGCAGCCGGGCGCCGACACCATCTATCAGCACGTCTATTCCGAAGACGTGGATCCGACCTCGGAGCAGTTCGACACCGAGGACGACCCGCAGTTCTCGGGCAATGAGACGACGATGGTGGACCTGCTCAACGCGTGCATGAAGGACGAGATGCGTCGCAACCCCAAGATGCTCGTGTTCGGGGAAGACGTGGCCGACGTATCGCGCGAGGAGTACCTGGGCAAGGTCAAGGGCAAGGGCGGGGTGTTCAAGGTCACGTGGGGCCTCCAGAAGGAGTTCGGCGGCGACCGCGTGTACAACTCGCCCCTCGCCGAAGCGAACATCATCGGGCGCGCCATCGGACTGTCGCTGCGCGGATTCAAGCCGGTGGTGGAGATCCAGTTCTTCGACTACATCTGGCCGGCGTACATGCAGATCCGCAACGAGCTGGCCACCATGCGCTGGCGCTCCAACGGATTGTTCACGTCACCGGTCGTGGTGCGCACGACGTACGGCGGGTACATCCGCGGCGCGATCTACCACTCGCAGACCGGTGCGTCGCTGTTCACGCACACCCCGGGCCTGCGCGTGGTGTGCCCGGCCACGGCGCTCGACGCCAACGGCCTGCTCCGCACCGCCATCCGTTGCGACGACCCGGTGCTGTTCCTCGAACACAAGCACCTGTACCGCCAGACGTACAACAAGGCGGCCTATCCGGGCCCGAACTTCATGATCCCGTTCGGCAAGGCCAAGATCGTGCGCGAGGGCACCGACGTCACCGTGGTGACCTACGGCGCCACGGTGCATCGCGCGTTCACGGCGGCCAACCAGATGGCCGAGGAGACCGGGCTGAACGTGGAGGTGATCGACCTCCGGACGCTCTCGCCCTGGGACCGCGAGACCGTGTTCGCGAGCGTCAGGAAGACGTCGCGGGTGTTGGTGGCATACGAGGATTCACTCTCCTGGGGGTACGGCGCGGAGATCGCGGCGGCCATCGCCGACGAGTGTTTCGCGTGGCTCGATGCCCCGGTCAAGCGACTGGCCAGCGCCGACACGTTCGTGGGGTACGCGCCGCAGCTCGAAGACGCGATTCTCCCCCAGGTAGAGGGATTCAAGGCGGCGTTCCAGGAGTTGGCCCGGTTCTGACGGCCGGCCGGCGCCCGATCCGCACCGAACGAGGGCCGGCTCACCGCCGGCCCTCGTTCGGTGAATGGCGCCCCGCACCCTGTCGGCCGGCGGATTTTGGTGCTTTCTTGGTGTGTGATGTGCGTTCTTGACACCCGACCGAATGGTGTAAGACGTTATCGCACTCTGGCTTCGCGTACGATGGCTGCCCCATTTCCCTGCGGGGCGCCGATCCTCCGACGTTCAGGCTGAATGCGCACCTCCATCCGATTCACCGCCTTCGCACTCCTGGTCCTGATCGGTGTCACGTGCACCGATGGTCCGACCTCGCCCAACGGCAAGGGCGGGCCAGCGTTCATCAATATCGTCCCGTCCTTCTCGGTGCAGGCTGCGTCCACGCTGCGCGATCTGAGCAGCTTCGGCCTCGCCGTGGACAACATCCATATCCACATCGATCATCCGCCGGCGGAGCCATTCGACACGATGATCGTCGTGCCCGCCGGCGCGGATTCGCTGGTGCTCAACCTGCCGGTCATCCTGAATTCGCCCACGGAACAGCTCAACGTGCACATCGAGCTGCGGCATGGCGACCAGGTGCTCTACAGCGGCACGCAGACCGTGACCGCCACGGTCGGGGCCACGACGTCGTCGGGCGCCGCCATCGTGCCCATCTCGTACGTCGGGCCGGGCGCCAACCTCGCCCATTTCGGGATCGCGCCCAGGGACACCGCCATCCTGATCAGCGGCATCGTGCCCTACCGCATCACGGCCACCGACGCGAGCGGGGGCGCCGTGGCCGGCGTGACCGTGCATTGGACGCTGGCCAACGCGTCGCTCGGCGCGATCTCGGCGTCGGGCGTGTTCACGCCCAGCGGGACGCCAGGCAAGACGCTGGTCACGGCGTCCACGCCCAACGGCCTGCGCGATTCCACCTCGCTCACCGTCTCGGCGCCGCCGGCCAGGCTCGCCCTGGTGAGCGGCGGCGATCAGAGCAGCGCGGCGGGAACCGCGCTGGCCAGTCCCGTGGTGGTGCAGGTGCAGGCGGCATCCGGCGCCGGCGTGCCCGGCATCACGGTGTCGTTTGCCGGAAAGTCGGGCGGCGCCACGGTCAGCCCCGCCAGCGGCGTCACCGACTCCTCGGGCAATGCCCGGACGACCGTGACGCTGGGTCACGCGGCGGGCGCGCAGAGCATCGTCGCGTCGTCGAGCGGCGTGCCGGATCTCGCCATCAACGAGACCGCCACCGCCGCGGCCGCCGCGCAACTGGCCAAGGTGTCGGGCGACGCGCAGGTGGACACGATCGGCGCCAAGCTGCCGCAGCCGTTCGTGGTGAAGGTGACCGACAGTTTCGGCAATGCCGTGGCCGGCGCGACCGTGGCATGGACCAACGTGGGCGGCGACGGCGCGCTTGCCGCCGCCTCCACGACCACAGACACGAGCGGGCTCGCGAGCATGACGTTCACGCTCGGCCCCACGGTGCGCACCGACAGCGTGTCGGCATCGCTGAGCGACGTGAGCGGCGCGACGGTGCTGTTCACGGCCACCGCGGCCCCACGTGTGGCCACGAAGATCGCCATCGTGTCCGGTGATGCGCAGGCGGGGCTGGTGGGCTCCACGCTCCCGGCGCCGCTGGTCGTGCGCGTCACCGATGCCGGCAACATCCCCATCCGGGGCGCTTCCGTCACGTGGGCGGTGCTCACCGGCGACGGGACGGTGAACCCTTCGGTCTCGACCAGCGACTCGCTCGGTCTGGCGTCCACCGTGTTGACGTTGGCGCACACGCCCGGCCTGAACATGGTGTCGGCGACGCTCCCGAATCACGCGAGCGTCACGTTCACCGACACGAGCTCCGTGGGCAGCGCGACGAGCGTGCGGTTCGTCACGCAGCCGTCCAACGTCGTGTCGGCCACGTACATCGTGCCCAATATCCAGGTGGAGATTCTCGACGCGAGCGGGCACCGCGACACGGTGGGCGCGGGCTCGACGCTGCAAGTGACGCTGAGCGTGCTCCACGGCCCGCCGGGCGGCACGGTGCGCGACTCCGTGGGACCGGCGGCGGCCACGGTCAGCGCGGTCGCGGGACTCGCCACGTTCCACGTGGGCAACGACCTCATCGGCACGTACAAGCTGCGCGCCAGTTCACCGGGCCTGGTATCCGACAGCAGCGTGGCGTACACCGTCTCGCTGGGCCCTGCGCGGCACGTGCAGTACGTGGCCGGCGCCGGGCAGACCGGCGCGCCCGGCGACACGACGATCGTCCGGCCGCAGGTGCTGGTGATGGACGGCGGCGGGAATCCCGTGCCCGGCGGGTCGGTCACGTGGCGGGTGGATTCGGGCGGCGGCACGCTGGTGAACCCGGCCAGCCCCACGACGCCGGCATCCAGCGTCGTGGCGGCGGCCGACGGCACCGGTCACTCGGCCGTGCTGTGGACGCTCGGGACCGCGGGGGCGCAGCAGATCCGCGCGTTCACGACCACGTCGAGCAAGGACACCGTACCGTTCACCGCGCTCCTGCATCTGGTGGGCACGCAGCTCGT
This region of Gemmatimonadaceae bacterium genomic DNA includes:
- a CDS encoding dehydrogenase E1 component subunit alpha/beta: MATSTKTERRGTQDLSRSQLLAAYKTMLLSRKLDDKEIQLKRQNKIFFQISGAGHEAVLTAAGMVLRPAHDWFFLYYRDRALCLELGLTAAEMLYSAVGAAKDPNSGGRQMPSHWGKKEANIVSVSSPTGTQFLQAVGAAEATLRAKLLDLTDGFEKDEVVLVTTGDGTTSEGEFWESLNTATNLKLPIVYLVEDNGYAISVPVEVNTAGGSISKVVSGFPGLYVQEVDGCDLLASHAAMQKAVDHARKRKGPALVHAHVIRPYSHSLSDDEVMYRPPAERDADAARDPVTQFPKWLVAQGHATAQEIAKIQEAVDAEVLAATDDALSQPQPGADTIYQHVYSEDVDPTSEQFDTEDDPQFSGNETTMVDLLNACMKDEMRRNPKMLVFGEDVADVSREEYLGKVKGKGGVFKVTWGLQKEFGGDRVYNSPLAEANIIGRAIGLSLRGFKPVVEIQFFDYIWPAYMQIRNELATMRWRSNGLFTSPVVVRTTYGGYIRGAIYHSQTGASLFTHTPGLRVVCPATALDANGLLRTAIRCDDPVLFLEHKHLYRQTYNKAAYPGPNFMIPFGKAKIVREGTDVTVVTYGATVHRAFTAANQMAEETGLNVEVIDLRTLSPWDRETVFASVRKTSRVLVAYEDSLSWGYGAEIAAAIADECFAWLDAPVKRLASADTFVGYAPQLEDAILPQVEGFKAAFQELARF